Proteins co-encoded in one Meiothermus sp. CFH 77666 genomic window:
- the mscL gene encoding large conductance mechanosensitive channel protein MscL: MLEGFKSFIMRGNVLDLAVGVIIGGAFGAIVNSLVTDVITPLIGMIFGAPDFSAIKLGALNIGKFLNAVVSFLMIAFALYFFVVTPMNKLQEMSKKSEPATPAAPPEDIVLLREIRDALKK; this comes from the coding sequence ATGCTGGAAGGATTCAAAAGCTTCATCATGCGTGGAAACGTGCTCGACCTGGCGGTAGGTGTGATCATTGGAGGGGCTTTTGGGGCGATTGTCAACTCGCTGGTCACCGATGTTATCACCCCCCTCATCGGTATGATCTTTGGCGCACCGGACTTCTCGGCCATCAAGCTCGGAGCGCTGAATATCGGTAAGTTTCTCAACGCTGTGGTGAGCTTCCTAATGATAGCCTTTGCCCTGTACTTTTTTGTGGTCACACCCATGAACAAGCTGCAAGAAATGTCCAAAAAGAGCGAGCCGGCCACACCCGCAGCCCCTCCCGAAGACATTGTCCTGCTGCGTGAAATCCGCGATGCGCTGAAGAAATAG